The Paenibacillus sp. MBLB1832 genome has a window encoding:
- a CDS encoding acetylxylan esterase has protein sequence MPAIDMPLEKLHTYQGINPRPDDFDAYWERALAEMKAVDPQIELRPSEFQVPYAECFDLYFTGVKGARIYAKYVRPKHATEPHPAIVQFHGYTGNSGEWSDKLAYAALGYSFFSMDCRGQGGLSEDVGGVKGTTLRGHIVRGLDDHPDQLLFRDIFLDTAQLAGIAMNMPEVDAARVGVIGGSQGGALTIACAALEPRVKKLAPVFPFLSDYRRVWEMDLAKDAYQELKDFFRRHDPQHKREEEYFTKLGYIDIQNLADRIQGEVMMAVGLMDTVCPPSTQFAAYNKIKSEKKLEIYPDFAHEHLPGFSDLTLQFMMGL, from the coding sequence ATGCCAGCTATTGATATGCCGTTAGAAAAGCTACACACGTACCAAGGAATTAATCCTCGCCCAGACGATTTTGATGCGTATTGGGAGAGAGCTTTAGCTGAAATGAAAGCGGTGGATCCTCAAATTGAGCTTCGCCCCAGCGAATTTCAAGTCCCTTATGCAGAGTGCTTCGATCTTTATTTCACAGGGGTAAAAGGTGCGCGTATTTATGCCAAATACGTTCGTCCGAAACACGCAACAGAGCCGCATCCCGCTATTGTCCAATTCCACGGGTATACGGGAAATTCAGGGGAATGGTCGGACAAACTGGCCTATGCAGCGCTGGGTTACTCCTTCTTCTCCATGGATTGCCGCGGTCAAGGCGGATTGTCTGAAGATGTAGGCGGCGTGAAAGGAACGACGTTACGCGGTCATATTGTTCGCGGATTGGATGATCATCCGGATCAACTCTTATTCCGTGACATTTTCTTGGACACGGCGCAGCTAGCAGGGATTGCCATGAACATGCCAGAAGTAGATGCAGCACGTGTTGGTGTGATCGGTGGCTCACAAGGCGGCGCATTAACGATTGCCTGTGCTGCGCTTGAACCGCGCGTGAAGAAGCTGGCCCCCGTCTTTCCTTTTCTAAGTGATTACAGACGGGTGTGGGAAATGGACCTAGCGAAAGATGCCTACCAAGAGCTGAAGGATTTCTTCCGCCGTCATGATCCACAGCACAAACGCGAAGAGGAATATTTTACAAAACTAGGCTATATTGATATTCAAAATTTGGCAGATCGCATCCAAGGCGAAGTGATGATGGCTGTAGGTCTCATGGATACCGTATGCCCGCCGTCTACGCAATTTGCGGCTTATAATAAAATTAAATCAGAGAAGAAGCTTGAAATTTATCCTGATTTTGCGCATGAACATTTGCCAGGATTCAGCGATTTAACGCTTCAA
- the ald gene encoding alanine dehydrogenase, whose translation MKIGVPKEIKNNEFRVGMTPSSVLSYTKAGHDIYVETLAGHSIGFTDEEYAAAGATIVATAAEVWACEMVVKVKEPLPSEYGYFHEGLILYTYLHLAPEAELTHALVTNQVTAIAYETIQLDNGSLPLLTPMSEVAGRMSVQIGAHFLEKAHGGKGILLGGVPGVEPGRVAVIGGGIVGANAAKMAIGLGADVTIVDLNADRLRQLDDLFQGRVKTIMSNPYNIAEVVRRADLVIGAVLIPGARAPRLVSEEMVKAMSPGSVIVDVAIDQGGSIETIDRITTHDQPTYVKHGVIHYAVANMPGAVARTSTLALTNVTTAYGLQIANKGYARAAIENKAIAKGINVAEGYVTYQAVAEAHGYEYTDIYAIIQ comes from the coding sequence ATGAAAATTGGCGTACCTAAGGAAATTAAAAACAATGAGTTTCGCGTCGGCATGACACCGAGCTCCGTTCTTTCATACACAAAAGCAGGTCACGATATTTATGTAGAAACGTTAGCAGGACACAGCATCGGCTTCACGGATGAAGAGTATGCGGCAGCGGGCGCAACGATCGTTGCTACCGCAGCTGAGGTGTGGGCTTGTGAAATGGTCGTAAAAGTAAAAGAGCCTCTTCCATCTGAATATGGGTATTTTCATGAAGGGCTGATTTTGTACACGTACCTTCACCTTGCGCCAGAAGCTGAGTTGACGCATGCCCTGGTCACTAACCAAGTAACCGCGATCGCTTATGAGACGATTCAACTTGACAATGGCAGTCTCCCGTTGTTAACGCCGATGAGTGAAGTCGCTGGACGTATGTCTGTGCAGATCGGTGCGCACTTTCTCGAGAAAGCGCATGGCGGCAAAGGCATCCTGTTAGGCGGTGTGCCAGGCGTCGAGCCAGGCCGAGTTGCGGTAATCGGCGGAGGTATTGTTGGTGCGAACGCAGCGAAAATGGCCATTGGCCTTGGTGCAGATGTTACAATCGTCGATTTGAACGCAGATCGACTGCGTCAATTGGATGATCTCTTCCAAGGACGTGTCAAAACGATCATGTCCAATCCATATAATATCGCGGAAGTCGTTCGCCGCGCAGATTTGGTTATCGGCGCTGTCCTCATTCCTGGTGCACGCGCACCGCGCCTCGTTTCCGAGGAAATGGTCAAAGCCATGAGTCCTGGCAGTGTCATTGTTGACGTTGCCATTGATCAAGGCGGTTCAATCGAAACCATTGATCGCATTACGACGCATGATCAACCTACCTATGTGAAACATGGTGTCATTCATTATGCCGTAGCGAATATGCCTGGTGCGGTAGCACGTACGTCCACACTTGCGTTGACGAATGTGACGACAGCATACGGCTTGCAAATTGCGAACAAAGGTTACGCACGCGCGGCTATTGAGAATAAGGCGATTGCCAAGGGCATCAATGTCGCCGAGGGGTACGTTACGTATCAGGCCGTTGCCGAAGCACACGGGTATGAATATACAGATATCTACGCGATTATTCAGTAA
- a CDS encoding PucR family transcriptional regulator — MSQQFQLTVADVLKRPSFQHAYIAAGHAHLGNHVRWVHIIEVIQFEQLLQGGEMILTTGAAFKDDIDSFMTYFNQLVQRKVSCLCVEMGHYVNAVPQAWKDAAEAQQLPLVIFPEAVRFIDITQDIHATIINQHHQALQDLEKISREFHRMTLTSQGVSHVLSLLHSSTQADVIYVPSDSQPKFVPPMGKREAAQWLTFLESIEREERQDGRGTSPLVVENGKGTVIVQPVGAMGKTWAHLLLVLDRKPQEYEYLILDSASLSIAQDLLRRRYMEERKLYAQTLWVDDLLHMRIHDEEQIKVLLGAEFKRLNALPYHVILIEFKEGMEDSQLGENEGIESAGLHLSLAVRSLFEGQLFHPLITLKHNRLVVVAFDKAPKKPSKERLQHVFHTLHSLHADEHIDLKIGVGQSKTTFLQAHRSYQEALQAMSLAETTGGKKVMFYDELGVFVLLTQISDKEMLASFVRTYVGPLIDHDLQKGSELLRTLKVYLDHDGSKQMAAGQLFIVRQSLYYRLDKIEELLGADYMLPEKRLALQVAIRAYQLLYPEKKL, encoded by the coding sequence GTGAGTCAACAGTTTCAATTAACGGTAGCGGATGTGTTGAAGCGCCCATCCTTTCAGCATGCTTATATTGCGGCGGGGCATGCCCATCTAGGAAATCATGTCCGCTGGGTGCATATTATCGAAGTCATTCAATTCGAGCAGCTGCTGCAAGGCGGCGAAATGATTTTGACGACAGGTGCGGCATTCAAGGACGATATCGATTCATTCATGACCTATTTCAACCAGCTGGTGCAGCGGAAGGTATCCTGTTTGTGCGTAGAGATGGGGCATTATGTGAATGCCGTTCCACAAGCTTGGAAGGATGCGGCGGAGGCGCAGCAGCTTCCCCTTGTCATTTTTCCAGAAGCCGTACGATTCATTGATATCACGCAGGATATACACGCAACTATCATCAATCAGCATCATCAAGCACTTCAGGATTTGGAGAAAATTTCTCGCGAGTTTCATCGGATGACGTTGACTTCGCAAGGCGTATCGCATGTTCTATCGCTTTTACATAGCAGTACGCAGGCTGACGTCATCTATGTGCCCTCAGATTCACAACCTAAATTCGTTCCACCGATGGGCAAGCGTGAGGCGGCTCAATGGCTCACTTTTCTCGAAAGCATCGAAAGAGAAGAGCGGCAAGATGGCCGCGGGACATCCCCCCTGGTTGTCGAGAATGGCAAGGGAACAGTGATCGTTCAACCCGTCGGTGCGATGGGCAAAACGTGGGCGCATCTCCTGCTCGTGCTCGATCGCAAGCCGCAGGAATACGAGTATTTAATCCTGGACTCAGCTTCGCTTTCGATTGCGCAGGATTTACTTCGCAGGCGATATATGGAAGAACGTAAGTTGTATGCACAGACGCTGTGGGTCGATGACCTGCTCCACATGCGAATTCATGATGAAGAGCAGATTAAAGTGCTTCTAGGAGCAGAGTTTAAGCGATTGAATGCGTTGCCTTATCATGTGATATTAATCGAATTTAAAGAGGGCATGGAAGATAGTCAACTAGGCGAAAATGAGGGCATTGAATCCGCTGGTTTGCATCTTTCGCTTGCGGTTCGATCGCTGTTTGAAGGACAGTTGTTCCATCCCTTAATTACATTGAAACACAACCGGCTCGTTGTAGTAGCGTTCGATAAAGCCCCCAAAAAACCAAGCAAAGAGCGGCTGCAGCATGTATTCCATACACTTCATTCCCTGCATGCAGACGAGCACATTGACTTGAAAATTGGTGTCGGTCAGTCGAAGACGACCTTCCTGCAAGCGCACCGCAGCTATCAGGAGGCGCTTCAAGCGATGTCTCTGGCCGAGACGACGGGGGGGAAGAAAGTGATGTTTTACGATGAACTAGGCGTCTTCGTACTGCTTACACAGATATCGGACAAAGAGATGTTAGCTTCCTTCGTACGCACTTACGTGGGGCCACTCATCGATCATGATCTACAGAAGGGCAGTGAGCTGCTGCGGACCTTGAAAGTATATTTAGACCACGATGGCTCGAAGCAGATGGCTGCTGGGCAGCTGTTCATTGTAAGGCAATCACTCTATTATCGCTTGGACAAAATCGAAGAGCTGCTTGGGGCTGATTATATGCTGCCTGAGAAGCGGTTGGCGCTGCAAGTTGCGATTCGAGCTTACCAATTGTTGTATCCGGAGAAGAAATTGTGA